One Engystomops pustulosus chromosome 7, aEngPut4.maternal, whole genome shotgun sequence DNA window includes the following coding sequences:
- the LOC140068709 gene encoding C-reactive protein-like, giving the protein MRLNTLYALLLVVLMRSQAQQDLGNKVFFFPKETDTAHVVLKPIMKTPLRKLSVCLRSYTDLSRQYGLFSLAMSDPKVYNAFLIMISPPHYCSVYINNEQISIKVDPEVGDWKHTCVTWDSTSGVIQLWINGKLYPRKVSNKGFSINTKINIIVGQEQDLFGGGFNKSQSFVGDLTDIHMWDSVLTPGDIQKVMTNDHTGNVINWRSLNFDITGDALIQPNLQCVKQWQYTKYTQC; this is encoded by the exons ATGAG gTTGAACACATTGTATGCCTTGCTGCTGGTGGTTCTCATGAGATCTCAGGCACAACAAG ATTTGGGGAATAAAGTGTTTTTCTTCCCAAAAGAAACTGATACTGCACatgtggtcttaaaacccataaTGAAGACACCATTACGAAAGCTTTCTGTTTGCCTGAGGTCCTACACTGACCTTTCCCGCCAGTATGGTCTATTTTCTCTAGCCATGTCTGACCCCAAGGTGTATAACGCATTTCTCATTATGATCTCACCACCACATTATTGTTCTGTCTACATCAATAACGAACAAATTTCAATCAAGGTGGATCCAGAAGTTGGAGATTGGAAACATACGTGTGTGACCTGGGACTCAACAAGTGGTGTAATTCAGCTTTGGATCAATGGAAAACTGTACCCTAGGAAGGTGTCGAATAAAGGGTTTTCtatcaatacaaaaataaatatcatTGTAGGGCAGGAGCAAGACTTATTTGGGGGTGGATTTAATAAGAGTCAAAGCTTTGTAGGTGACCTCACTGATATCCATATGTGGGATTCAGTTCTTACACCAGGAGACATTCAGAAAGTGATGACCAATGATCATACTGGTAATGTAATAAACTGGAGATCTTTGAATTTTGATATAACGGGAGATGCATTAATCCAACCAAATCTTCAATGTGTTAAGCAATGGCAGTACACAAAATATACTCAATGCTAG